The following are encoded in a window of Megachile rotundata isolate GNS110a chromosome 2, iyMegRotu1, whole genome shotgun sequence genomic DNA:
- the LOC105662033 gene encoding uncharacterized protein LOC105662033, which produces MKILILFTMLAIPDCYASARTHSDSQKSGESTTVFHVTKNITNDQIIPNKMYLTNKDDLKYLYSQNVKQREVLSKLFPKLFDLLEESGKHRKRSTDNVNRKRNMSRKKQKKAKALGRLLMNNAASKNYDDIQDDYIDEDDDYWTGVNRKKMKWEDYRNEDGASVMELIALNARHKTNLRHAENTF; this is translated from the exons atgaaaatacttaTATTGTTTACCATGCTGGCGATCCCTGATTGTTATGCTTCAGCAA GAACACATTCAGATAGTCAAAAATCAGGAGAATCGACTACAGTCTTTCATGTCACGAAAAACATTACGAACGACCAAATAATTcccaataaaatgtatttaacaaaCAAAGATGACCTCAAATATTTGTACTCACAAAATGTGAAGCAACGTGAAgttctttcaaaattatttccgaaattatttgatttattaGAAGAGTCGGGCAAACACAGGAAAAGAAGCACGGACAATGTTAACAGGAAAAGAAATATGTCGAGGAAAAAGCAGAAGAAAGCTAAAGCGTTAGGTCGTTTGTTAATGAATAATGCTGCAAGCAAGAATTACGACGATATTCAAGATGATTACATCGACGAGGACGATGATTACTGGACAGGCGTGAACCGGAAGAAGATGAAATGGGAGGATTATCGAAACGAAGATGGTGCAAGTGTAATGGAGTTGATTGCCTTGAACGCGAGACACAAGACGAATCTGCGTCATGCGGAAAacacattttaa
- the LOC105662032 gene encoding uncharacterized protein LOC105662032 — MNLLILVFLTVNVCWNGTCKSITTDQTNVISSPLETSTTKSIENQTQKQIAWKNLVPEQNSSMIQELKRIANVKVDSPNRKSKILGSLAFLAGLSVSDLTSAPNTKTNTKLPPVALNEASRIPPQIAAIYNPYSYLTHPYILSAPLNFYPLWDPLRLQSLNGMHNNFQTLPERLQSLSSSDKATDLSNDQYVDEAMKVEKVKASSETGDNMEEGEFDVEVDRTMEDKMMTPDTGCSAQKKVNMAAFNELEDDSKQNTHANINATSSNTTVNPIQNSTGNYNHTSYPFYGYYGGYPQNINHVDITTETNEYKYHDYEHINYNLPSYDKPINFYSDQRYNYYSAPPGDPYLSNQFQQEQIPEYFSNDFKRYLYTPDNSPSLSNHGFRPII, encoded by the exons ATGAATCTCTTGATTCTCGTTTTTTTAACTGTGAACGTTTGTTGGAATG GAACCTGCAAAAGTATAACAACTGACCAAACGAATGTGATTTCGAGTCCACTGGAAACATCTACCACGAAAAGTATCGAAAACCAAACGCAAAAGCAAATTGCATGGAAGAATTTAGTACCAGAACAAAATTCCTCGATGATACAAGAACTGAAACGAATCGCGAACGTAAAGGTTGATTCTCCGAACCGCAAGTCCAAGATTTTAGGAAGCTTGGCTTTTCTAGCCGGTTTAAGTGTCAGTGATTTAACAAGTGCACCGAACACAAAAACTAACACTAAATTACCGCCTGTTGCTTTAAACGAAGCATCCAGAATTCCACCCCAGATCGCTGCGATTTACAACCCTTACTCTTATTTGACACACCCTTACATATTGTCCGCTCCTCTGAACTTTTATCCCTTGTGGGACCCGCTGCGATTGCAGTCTCTCAATGGAATGCATAATAATTTCCAAACGTTACCAGAACGATTGCAAAGTTTAAGTTCATCGGATAAAGCGACAGATTTAAGCAATGATCAGTATGTGGATGAAGCTATGAAAGTTGAAAAAGTGAAAGCTTCGAGCGAGACCGGTGACAATATGGAGGAGGGCGAATTTGATGTTGAGGTTGATCGAACTATGGAAGATAAG ATGATGACTCCTGACACTGGATGCAGCGCACAGAAGAAAGTCAACATGGCCGCTTTCAACGAGCTCGAGGATGATTCTAAACAAAATACTCATGCTAATATAAATGCTACTTCAAGTAACACGACCGTAAACCCCATTCAAAACTCGACGGGGAATTATAATCACACCAGCTACCCGTTTTACGGCTATTACGGTGGATATCCGCAAAATATAAACCACGTTGATATAACCACAGAAACGAACGAGTATAAATATCACGATTACGAGCAcatcaattacaatctaccTTCTTACGATAAACCTATTAATTTCTATTCGGATCAAagatacaattattattctgcCCCGCCTGGAGATCCTTATCTGTCAAATCAATTTCAGCAAGAACAGATACCTGAATATTTTTCCAACGATTTTAAGAGATATCTGTACACTCCTGATAATTCACCGTCACTCTCGAATCATGGTTTCAGacctataatataa
- the LOC100875225 gene encoding mediator of RNA polymerase II transcription subunit 30, translated as MAGQQHPFPSGFPNVQQSAMRTQFGGGQMVSGLMGPQQGSMVNPQQFGVGVGGVGSNTMGMPSAQQVLAQQQQQQQSVAMQQQVQLQQQQLQLQQQQQAAMVQQNNQTGNQATTPQTPVPPTQPPPQQQQQNKEFNTVSLCRFGQETVQDIVSRTLEVFQTLRVLQPPNGMAQGASLSNEKKTKVQDQLRTLKLLFKRLRLIYEKCNENCQLQGMEYTHIESLIPLKEEWDMKSDEKKTSEAYRLACEESKEIIEQVVLKNRHLKEIIDHLRRIILEINTMLNMRRS; from the exons ATGGCTGGACAACAACATCCTTTCCCATCTGGGTTTCCCAATGTACAACAATCTGCAATGAGAACACAATTTGGTGGAGGACAAATGGTTTCTGGTTTAATGGGACCGCAACAGGGCA GTATGGTAAACCCTCAACAATTTGGAGTCGGCGTTGGTGGAGTAGGTTCTAATACTATGGGTATGCCTAGTGCTCAACAAGTGTTGgcacaacagcaacaacaacaacaatctgTGGCAATGCAACAACAAGTACAGCTGCAGCAACAACAGTTACAAttacagcagcagcagcaagcTGCAATGGTTCAACAAAATAACCAGACAGGCAATCAAGCAACTACTCCACAAACTCCTGTACCTCCTACTCAACCACCAcctcaacaacaacaacaaaataaagaatttaataCAGTCAGTTTATGCAGGTTTGGCCAAGAAACTGTGCAAGATATAGTCAGTCGTACATTAGAAGTCTTCCAAACATTAAGAGTTCTTCAGCCACCAAATG gtATGGCACAAGGAGCAAGTTTATCCAATGAAAAAAAGACTAAAGTACAAGACCAATTAAGAACACTAAAGCTATTATTCAAACGTTTAAGACTGATTTATGAAAAATGTAATGAAAACTGCCAACTTCAAGGAATGGAATATACGCATATAGAAAGTTTAATTCCTTTAAAAGAAGAATGGGATATGAAATCTGACGAGAAGAAGACGTCTGAAGCTTACAGACTTGCTTGTGAGGAGAGCAAGGAAATTATAGAG caAGTTGTACTAAAGAATAGACATCTTAAAGAAATCATTGATCATTTACGACgtattattttagaaataaatacaATGTTGAACATGCGTCGATCATAA
- the LOC100875853 gene encoding gem-associated protein 7: MISTTAEDVQTKENSNLEFATPEKQEARAFLRERFLRVITGIVGKKAEFYLYENTRVSAEFRGCDIDCLEIYVRNLETPLGKVPEAILRANDIIHMEVNDINTS, translated from the exons aTGATTAGTACAACCGCAGAGGATGtgcaaacgaaagaaaatagcAACTTAGAATTTGCTACTCCAGAAAAGCAAGAAGCACGTGCATTTTTGCGTGAACGATTTCTGCGTGTAATTACCGGCATTGTTG GCAAGAAAgcagaattttatttatatgaaaatactCGAGTTTCTGCTGAATTTAGAGGCTGTGACATAGATTGTTTAGAGATATATGTACGTAACCTGGAAACACCGTTAGGAAAAGTTCCAGAAGCTATTCTGAGAGCAAATGACATTATTCATATGGAGGTGAATGATATCAATACATCGTAA